Proteins encoded in a region of the Sphingopyxis sp. OAS728 genome:
- a CDS encoding DUF4198 domain-containing protein, which produces MKKTFAAVMAFGFLASPAMAHEVWIERDAAGPARIYLGEPADVVPEAGDPEFPNLKAPKLFQADPAKPAQLVRRANHIEAAVAGSGDVRLTDDNVFAPWEGEGGKWEGVVYYARAGREEPKSLLDLEIVPVGANADSFVVNWLGKPLPGAKVTVVNADRWQKSFTATPQGGIAVPITTPGRYLLSVSHNVEGDRALGGKTVAKTIHVSTLTFVAK; this is translated from the coding sequence ATGAAAAAGACTTTTGCGGCCGTGATGGCCTTCGGCTTCCTTGCATCGCCCGCGATGGCGCATGAAGTCTGGATCGAGCGTGACGCCGCCGGGCCCGCGCGCATCTATCTGGGCGAACCGGCCGATGTCGTGCCCGAAGCCGGCGATCCCGAGTTCCCGAACCTCAAGGCACCGAAGCTGTTTCAGGCCGATCCCGCGAAGCCCGCGCAGCTCGTGCGCCGCGCGAACCATATCGAGGCCGCCGTCGCGGGTTCGGGCGACGTCCGCCTCACCGACGACAATGTCTTCGCACCGTGGGAGGGCGAAGGCGGGAAATGGGAAGGCGTCGTCTATTATGCGCGCGCGGGCCGCGAAGAGCCGAAATCCCTGCTCGACCTCGAGATCGTCCCGGTCGGCGCCAACGCCGACAGCTTCGTCGTAAACTGGCTCGGCAAGCCGCTCCCGGGTGCCAAGGTCACCGTCGTCAATGCGGACCGTTGGCAAAAAAGCTTCACCGCCACCCCCCAAGGCGGCATCGCAGTCCCGATAACCACGCCCGGCCGCTACCTGCTATCCGTCTCGCACAATGTCGAGGGCGACCGCGCGCTGGGCGGCAAGACGGTCGCGAAGACCATCCATGTTTCGACGCTGACCTTCGTCGCGAAATAG
- a CDS encoding pectate lyase: protein MARRLVRTLCHGALCAMLALGGVAAASPAQARAEAAQPSRQQIEATMKRATRFMVEKVSTNGGYVWSYLPDMSRRWGEMEAFPTMVWVQPPGTATMGNLFLDAYHATHDEYYYQAAEKAAGALIAGQKPSGGWHYFIDFGGEDSTRRWYDTIGKNAWRLEEFQHHWGNATFDDAGTSEAMQFLLRLYVEKHDARFKPALDKAIDFVLKSQYPIGGWPQRYPPVDNGGLHGRPDYTRYITFNDDVAGENIKFLIMVHQALGDDRVLDAITRAMSVYLVTQQGQPQPGWGLQHDPSLRPAGARTYEPVALATHATAANVAQLLNFYRLTGDSKYLARVPEALDWLDSVKLPPELVKDGRAWPTFIEIGTNRPLFIHRSGSNVANGRYFTNDDPADTVGHYSSMRALDVAGLRREYERLSKLSPEEASKGSPLKAHGIQPLAPYFLVDLGKISDLNTSRDAATPSQLVAKLNKAGWWPTELKATSHPYAGDGPVQPPPGDFRSTRVGDATDTSPYFTDKPVIGISTGTYIEHMATLISALVAKDGQLK from the coding sequence ATGGCCCGACGGCTGGTCCGAACCCTTTGCCACGGCGCGCTGTGCGCGATGCTCGCGCTCGGCGGCGTGGCTGCCGCCAGCCCGGCGCAGGCGCGCGCCGAGGCGGCGCAGCCGAGCCGCCAGCAGATTGAGGCGACCATGAAGCGCGCGACGCGCTTCATGGTCGAAAAGGTGTCGACCAACGGCGGCTATGTCTGGTCGTACCTGCCCGACATGTCGCGCCGCTGGGGCGAGATGGAGGCCTTTCCGACGATGGTGTGGGTCCAGCCGCCGGGCACCGCGACGATGGGCAATCTTTTCCTCGACGCCTATCATGCGACGCACGACGAATATTATTATCAGGCTGCCGAAAAGGCGGCCGGCGCCCTGATCGCCGGGCAGAAGCCGTCGGGCGGGTGGCATTATTTCATCGATTTCGGCGGCGAGGATTCGACCCGCCGCTGGTACGACACGATCGGGAAAAACGCCTGGCGGCTCGAGGAATTCCAGCATCATTGGGGCAATGCGACCTTCGACGATGCCGGCACGTCGGAGGCGATGCAGTTCCTCCTCCGCCTCTATGTCGAAAAGCATGACGCGCGCTTCAAGCCGGCGCTCGACAAGGCGATCGACTTCGTCCTGAAAAGCCAATATCCGATCGGCGGCTGGCCGCAGCGCTATCCGCCCGTCGACAATGGCGGGCTGCACGGCCGCCCGGACTATACGCGCTACATTACCTTCAACGACGATGTCGCGGGCGAGAATATCAAATTCCTGATCATGGTGCATCAGGCGCTCGGCGACGATCGCGTGCTCGATGCAATCACCCGCGCGATGTCGGTCTATCTCGTCACCCAGCAGGGGCAGCCGCAGCCCGGTTGGGGGCTGCAACACGACCCGTCGCTGCGCCCCGCGGGCGCGCGCACTTACGAGCCGGTTGCGCTCGCGACGCACGCGACCGCCGCGAATGTCGCGCAGCTCCTTAATTTCTATCGCCTTACCGGCGACAGCAAATATCTGGCGCGCGTGCCGGAGGCGCTCGACTGGCTCGATTCGGTGAAGCTGCCGCCCGAACTGGTCAAGGACGGCAGGGCCTGGCCGACCTTCATCGAGATCGGGACGAACCGTCCGCTGTTCATCCATCGCAGCGGCTCGAACGTCGCCAACGGTCGCTATTTTACTAACGACGATCCGGCGGACACGGTCGGGCATTACAGCTCGATGCGCGCGCTCGACGTCGCGGGGCTGCGCCGCGAATATGAGCGGCTGTCGAAGCTGTCGCCCGAAGAGGCGAGCAAGGGGTCGCCGTTGAAGGCGCACGGGATTCAGCCGCTCGCCCCCTATTTCCTGGTCGATCTCGGCAAGATCTCCGACCTCAACACCAGCCGCGATGCCGCGACGCCGTCGCAGCTTGTCGCGAAGCTCAACAAGGCCGGCTGGTGGCCGACCGAGCTCAAGGCGACGAGCCACCCTTATGCCGGCGACGGGCCGGTGCAGCCGCCCCCCGGCGATTTCCGGTCCACCCGCGTCGGCGATGCGACCGACACCTCGCCCTATTTCACCGACAAGCCGGTGATCGGCATTTCGACCGGCACCTATATCGAGCATATGGCGACGCTGATTTCGGCGCTCGTGGCCAAGGACGGCCAGCTCAAATAG